The proteins below come from a single Triticum aestivum cultivar Chinese Spring chromosome 5D, IWGSC CS RefSeq v2.1, whole genome shotgun sequence genomic window:
- the LOC123122505 gene encoding chitin elicitor-binding protein → MTTPPPTSPPRAAVQAHCPTPRTLSPPPHRSPPLPPRHCASPTFKQPRQTNPHTPPRTAPLYHHHPHCCNTVPLSHYPPAPAPAELAPIAATPAMATPCPLPALLLLTLAALSLSLSPTPAAAARFACNATAPRASTCQALVSYSPPNATTLAAVRALFQLRSHRALLASNNLPPSTPTTAPAPSPVRVRLPCLCSGGAGATFQRPTYKVRAGDTLDAVARGAFAGLVTYRDIAAANNVSDPNRVAVGQELWVPLPCSCDPVGGEPVVHLTYVAPAGSSVAGIAEEYGTTEETILALNRMPDAKSLLAGQVLDVPLRACSSAISSSAIDRNLRVPNASYILTANNCIMCGCSSTTWQLDCQPTQGLTPSCPAAKCGDLFLGNTSTSATSTCESTTCSYAGYTNSSSFTILANLTTSSVCNAAGISPAAQPSHSLASRLGSPARWSELIVGLHVALLCLGFLRRD, encoded by the exons ATGACCACCCCACCGCCCACCTCGCCCCCGCGTGCCGCCGTGCAGGCGCACTGCCCCACGCCACGGACTCTCTCACCGCCACCCCACCGCTCTCCTCCTCTACCTCCGCGCCATTGCGCCTCCCCAACATTTAAACAGCCACGCCAAACAAATCCACACACGCCGCCCCGTACTGCTCCACTGTACCACCACCACCCGCACTGCTGCAACACAGTCCCACTCTCCCACTATCCCCCAGCTCCAGCTCCAGCCGAGCTAGCTCCCATCGCCGCCACGCCGGCAATGGCGACCCCGTGCcccctccccgccctcctcctcctcaccctcgccGCGCTGTCCCTGTCCCTGTCCCCCACCCCGGCCGCGGCGGCGCGGTTCGCGTGCAACGCCACGGCGCCGCGGGCATCCACCTGCCAGGCCCTGGTCTCCTACTCCCCGCCCAACGCCACCACCCTGGCGGCCGTCCGCGCGCTCTTCCAGCTCCGCTCGCACCGGGCGCTGCTCGCCTCCAACAACCTCCCGCCCTCCACGCCCACCACCGCCCCGGCCCCGTCCCCGGTCCGCGTCCGCCTGCCCTGCCTCTGCTCCGGCGgggccggcgccaccttccagcggccCACGTACAAGGTCCGCGCGGGCGACACGCTCGACGCCGTGGCCCGCGGCGCCTTCGCGGGGCTCGTCACCTAccgcgacatcgccgccgccaacAACGTGTCCGACCCCAACCGGGTCGCCGTGGGGCAGGAGCTCTGGGTGCCCCTGCCCTGCAGCTGCGACCCCGTCGGGGGGGAGCCCGTCGTGCACCTCACGTACGTCGCGCCTGCCGGGAGCTCCGTCGCCGGGATAGCGGAGGAGTACGGGACCACGGAGGAGACGATACTGGCGCTCAACCGCATGCCCGACGCCAAGAGCCTCCTCGCCGGCCAGGTCCTCGACGTGCCGCTCCGAG CTTGCTCTTCTGCCATTAGCAGCTCGGCCATCGACCGCAACCTCCGCGTCCCGAACGCGAGCTACATCCTCACGGCCAACAACTGCATCATGTGCGGCTGCAGCTCCACCACTTGGCA GCTGGACTGCCAGCCGACGCAAGGGTTGACACCCTCCTGCCCGGCGGCGAAATGCGGAGACCTGTTCCTGGGGAACACGTCGACGTCCGCGACCTCGACCTGCGAGAGCACGACGTGCTCCTACGCCGGCTACACGAACAGCTCCTCGTTCACCATCCTCGCCAACCTCACCACCAGCTCCGTGTGCAACG ctgcTGGGATATCGCCGGCCGCGCAGCCGTCCCACTCCTTGGCGTCCAGATTGGGGTCGCCGGCGCGGTGGTCGGAGCTGATCGTCGGGCTCCATGTCGCTCTACTGTGCCTCGGGTTTCTGCGCCGTGATTGA